A stretch of Lathyrus oleraceus cultivar Zhongwan6 chromosome 6, CAAS_Psat_ZW6_1.0, whole genome shotgun sequence DNA encodes these proteins:
- the LOC127091350 gene encoding cytochrome P450 77A3 has product MLANLKVLLLNLPKISHYPPFIKPSIYVSSILITINSTNSFFNFPFHSKPKMASSLFSSTASLSSHYHLIFTVLALLLSALIFFLTQKTKSKSLNLPPGPPGWPIVGNLLQVARSGKPFFEYVKEMKAKYGSIFTLKMGTRTMIILTDAKLAHEALIQKGALYATRPPENPTRNIFSANKFTVNAAVYGPVWKSLRRNMVQNMLSSTRLKEFRAVREKSMNKLISRLSVEAEKNNGVVWVLKDARFAVFCILVAMCFGLEMDEEKLEKIDQVMKNVLITLDPRIDDFLPILSMFFSKQRKRVLEVRKEQVEFIVPFIEQRRRAIQNPGSDQTATTFSYLDTLFDVKVHEGKKSSPSNEELVSLVSEFLNGGTDTTATAVEWGIAQLIDNPEIQEKLYQEINMTVGDKKVDEKDVEKMPYLQAVVKELLRKHPPTHFVLTHGVTEPTTLGGYDIPMDANIEIYTAGIGVDPKLWPNPEKFDPERFISKGEEADITGVTGVKMMPFGVGRRICPGLAIGTVHIHLMMARMVQEFEWSAYPPGKKIDFTGKMEFAVVMKDPLRAKIKPRG; this is encoded by the coding sequence ATGCTAGCAAACTTGAAAGTGCTTTTATTAAACCTACCTAAAATTTCACACTATCCTCCATTCATAAAACCATCTATCTATGTCTCCTCCATTCTTATAACAATCAACTCCACCAATTCCTTCTTTAATTTCCCCTTTCATTCCAAACCAAAAATGGCTTCTTCTCTCTTTTCATCCACTGCTTCTCTTTCCTCTCACTACCATCTCATCTTCACAGTCTTGGCCCTTCTCTTATCAGCCCTCATTTTCTTCCTCACACAGAAAACCAAATCCAAAAGCCTCAACCTTCCACCGGGTCCACCGGGATGGCCTATCGTCGGCAACCTTCTCCAAGTTGCGCGTTCCGGCAAACCATTCTTTGAGTATGTGAAAGAAATGAAAGCAAAATATGGTTCAATCTTCACACTCAAGATGGGAACAAGGACAATGATCATCCTCACGGATGCGAAACTTGCGCATGAAGCTTTGATTCAAAAGGGTGCTCTCTATGCAACTAGACCACCTGAGAATCCTACGAGGAACATCTTCAGCGCCAATAAATTCACTGTGAATGCAGCTGTTTATGGTCCTGTTTGGAAATCACTGAGAAGAAACATGGTTCAGAACATGCTGAGCTCAACTAGACTCAAAGAGTTTAGAGCTGTTAGAGAGAAATCAATGAATAAACTCATCAGTAGGCTTAGTGTTGAAGCTGAGAAGAATAATGGTGTTGTTTGGGTTCTCAAAGATGCAAGGTTTGCAGTTTTTTGCATACTTGTTGCTATGTGTTTTGGTTTAGAAATGGATGAAGAAAAACTTGAGAAAATAGATCAAGTTATGAAGAATGTTCTCATCACATTAGATCCAAGAATTGATGACTTTTTACCAATCCTAAGCATGTTTTTCTCTAAGCAGAGAAAAAGAGTTTTAGAAGTTCGAAAAGAACAAGTCGAATTCATAGTTCCTTTCATCGAACAAAGAAGAAGAGCAATTCAAAACCCTGGTTCAGATCAAACAGCTACAACATTTTCATATTTAGACACACTTTTTGATGTCAAAGTTCATGAAGGTAAAAAATCATCACCTTCTAATGAAGAATTGGTTTCACTTGTCTCAGAGTTTCTGAATGGAGGAACAGATACAACAGCAACTGCTGTTGAATGGGGAATAGCACAACTCATTGACAATCCGGAGATCCAAGAAAAACTTTATCAAGAAATTAATATGACAGTTGGAGATAAAAAAGTAGATGAAAAAGATGTTGAGAAAATGCCTTATTTACAAGCTGTGGTGAAAGAGTTGTTAAGGAAGCATCCTCCAACACACTTTGTACTAACACATGGTGTTACTGAACCTACAACATTAGGAGGGTATGATATACCAATGGATGCAAACATTGAGATTTACACAGCTGGTATAGGTGTGGATCCAAAATTGTGGCCCAACCCTGAAAAATTTGATCCTGAAAGGTTCATATCTAAGGGTGAGGAAGCTGATATAACAGGTGTTACTGGTGTGAAAATGATGCCCTTTGGTGTTGGGAGAAGGATATGTCCTGGTTTGGCTATTGGTACTGTACATATTCATTTGATGATGGCTAGGATGGTTCAGGAGTTTGAATGGAGTGCTTATCCACCAGGGAAGAAGATAGATTTCACTGGAAAGATGGAGTTTGCTGTTGTGATGAAGGACCCTTTAAGAGCAAAAATTAAGCCAAGAGGTTAA